A single genomic interval of Centropristis striata isolate RG_2023a ecotype Rhode Island chromosome 8, C.striata_1.0, whole genome shotgun sequence harbors:
- the fli1rs gene encoding fli-1 proto-oncogene, ETS transcription factor-related sequence isoform X2 — protein MKAEMTSPSGFSQASKQSPEPTEPEWAAQNPGKRAEHVNGTSRESPVDCSVTKRSRHMSNDGAQMPYQASYPEPRISPQTATPPSTTEEKRVIVPADPEVWTQDHVRQWLDWAIKEYVLEEVDVVLFQALDGKALCKMTKDDMMRLTSAYNADILLSHLNYLRQSSPTFSYSTTPTNTTPPQQPRLQVKAESFEEISCRNSWPASTMSAVPKGPTMEHQHSSRVTEPAPRIVQDPYQTLGPISSRLSNPEGQALSSSKNRTGKQSPYKLPDPSAHRPVGSGQIQLWQFLLELLTDSNNAGIITWEGTNGEFKMTDPDEVAKRWGERKSKPNMNYDKLSRALRYYYDKNIMTKVHGKRYAYKFDFQGIQQAHQNHSAEGGIVKYQNEMSYVQPYHSHQPKMNFMGGHPAPMPVSPGNFFGPPSTYWNSPNSPIYPGSAMTRHPATHSHLSSYY, from the exons ATGAAGGCCGAGATGACGTCGCCCAGCGGGTTCAGCCAGGCCTCCAAGCAGAGTCCCGAGCCCACCGAGCCGGAGTGGGCGGCGCAGAATCCTGGGAAAAGAGCCGAACACGTCAATGGAACCAG CCGCGAGTCCCCTGTGGACTGCAGCGTCACCAAACGCTCCAGACACATGAGCAACGACGGGGCCCAGATGCCGTACCAGGCCTCCTACCCGGAGCCTCGCATCAGCCCCCAGACGGCCACGCCACCCAGCACCACGGAGGAGAAGAGGGTCATAGTGCCGGCAG ATCCGGAGGTCTGGACACAGGACCACGTGCGGCAGTGGCTGGACTGGGCCATCAAGGAGTACGTCCTGGAGGAGGTGGACGTCGTGCTTTTCCAGGCGCTGGACGGCAAGGCCCTGTGCAAGATGACTAAAGACGACATGATGCGTCTCACGTCGGCCTACAACGCCGACATCCTGCTCTCGCACCTCAATTACCTCCGGCAGA GTAGCCCTACGTTCTCGTACTCCACAACTCCCACCAACACGACACCGCCACAACAACCCCGACTACAGGTGAAAGCAG agagtTTTGAGGAGATCAGCTGCAGGAACAGCTGGCCGGCAAGCACCATGAGTGCCGTGCCAAAAG GTCCCACCATGGAGCACCAACACAGCTCACGGGTTACAGAGCCTGCTCCGAGAATTGTACAAG ACCCGTATCAGACATTAGGGCCTATTAGCAGTCGACTATCCAACCCAG AAGGCCAAGCCCTCAGCTCATCCAAGAACCGAACAGGCAAACAAAGTCCATACAAGCTCCCTGACCCCAGCGCTCACAGGCCTGTGG GTTCGGGGCAGATCCAGCTGTGGCAGTTCCTGCTGGAGCTGTTGACCGACAGCAACAACGCCGGCATCATCACCTGGGAGGGCACCAACGGAGAGTTCAAGATGACTGACCCAGACGAGGTGGCAAAGCGCTGGGGCGAGCGCAAGAGCAAGCCCAACATGAACTATGACAAGCTGAGCCGCGCACTGCGCTACTACTACGACAAAAACATCATGACCAAGGTGCACGGCAAGCGCTACGCTTACAAGTTTGACTTCCAAGGCATCCAGCAGGCGCACCAGAATCACTCAGCGGAAGGGGGGATAGTCAAGTACCAGAATGAGATGTCTTACGTCCAGCCTTACCACAGCCACCAGCCCAAAATGAACTTCATGGGGGGTCATCCTGCACCGATGCCCGTCTCCCCTGGCAACTTTTTTGGTCCTCCGTCAACGTACTGGAACTCACCCAACAGCCCCATCTATCCTGGGTCCGCCATGACCAGACATCCCGCCACCCACTCCCACCTGAGCTCGTACTACTGA
- the fli1rs gene encoding fli-1 proto-oncogene, ETS transcription factor-related sequence isoform X3, whose protein sequence is MDCTIKEALSVVSEDQPIFEPPYAAVHMKAEMTSPSGFSQASKQSPEPTEPEWAAQNPGKRAEHVNGTSRESPVDCSVTKRSRHMSNDGAQMPYQASYPEPRISPQTATPPSTTEEKRVIVPADPEVWTQDHVRQWLDWAIKEYVLEEVDVVLFQALDGKALCKMTKDDMMRLTSAYNADILLSHLNYLRQSSPTFSYSTTPTNTTPPQQPRLQVKAESFEEISCRNSWPASTMSAVPKGPTMEHQHSSRVTEPAPRIVQDPYQTLGPISSRLSNPGSGQIQLWQFLLELLTDSNNAGIITWEGTNGEFKMTDPDEVAKRWGERKSKPNMNYDKLSRALRYYYDKNIMTKVHGKRYAYKFDFQGIQQAHQNHSAEGGIVKYQNEMSYVQPYHSHQPKMNFMGGHPAPMPVSPGNFFGPPSTYWNSPNSPIYPGSAMTRHPATHSHLSSYY, encoded by the exons ATGGACTGTACGATAAAG GAAGCGCTGTCCGTGGTGAGTGAGGATCAGCCCATATTCGAGCCGCCCTACGCCGCAGTGCACATGAAGGCCGAGATGACGTCGCCCAGCGGGTTCAGCCAGGCCTCCAAGCAGAGTCCCGAGCCCACCGAGCCGGAGTGGGCGGCGCAGAATCCTGGGAAAAGAGCCGAACACGTCAATGGAACCAG CCGCGAGTCCCCTGTGGACTGCAGCGTCACCAAACGCTCCAGACACATGAGCAACGACGGGGCCCAGATGCCGTACCAGGCCTCCTACCCGGAGCCTCGCATCAGCCCCCAGACGGCCACGCCACCCAGCACCACGGAGGAGAAGAGGGTCATAGTGCCGGCAG ATCCGGAGGTCTGGACACAGGACCACGTGCGGCAGTGGCTGGACTGGGCCATCAAGGAGTACGTCCTGGAGGAGGTGGACGTCGTGCTTTTCCAGGCGCTGGACGGCAAGGCCCTGTGCAAGATGACTAAAGACGACATGATGCGTCTCACGTCGGCCTACAACGCCGACATCCTGCTCTCGCACCTCAATTACCTCCGGCAGA GTAGCCCTACGTTCTCGTACTCCACAACTCCCACCAACACGACACCGCCACAACAACCCCGACTACAGGTGAAAGCAG agagtTTTGAGGAGATCAGCTGCAGGAACAGCTGGCCGGCAAGCACCATGAGTGCCGTGCCAAAAG GTCCCACCATGGAGCACCAACACAGCTCACGGGTTACAGAGCCTGCTCCGAGAATTGTACAAG ACCCGTATCAGACATTAGGGCCTATTAGCAGTCGACTATCCAACCCAG GTTCGGGGCAGATCCAGCTGTGGCAGTTCCTGCTGGAGCTGTTGACCGACAGCAACAACGCCGGCATCATCACCTGGGAGGGCACCAACGGAGAGTTCAAGATGACTGACCCAGACGAGGTGGCAAAGCGCTGGGGCGAGCGCAAGAGCAAGCCCAACATGAACTATGACAAGCTGAGCCGCGCACTGCGCTACTACTACGACAAAAACATCATGACCAAGGTGCACGGCAAGCGCTACGCTTACAAGTTTGACTTCCAAGGCATCCAGCAGGCGCACCAGAATCACTCAGCGGAAGGGGGGATAGTCAAGTACCAGAATGAGATGTCTTACGTCCAGCCTTACCACAGCCACCAGCCCAAAATGAACTTCATGGGGGGTCATCCTGCACCGATGCCCGTCTCCCCTGGCAACTTTTTTGGTCCTCCGTCAACGTACTGGAACTCACCCAACAGCCCCATCTATCCTGGGTCCGCCATGACCAGACATCCCGCCACCCACTCCCACCTGAGCTCGTACTACTGA
- the fli1rs gene encoding fli-1 proto-oncogene, ETS transcription factor-related sequence isoform X1: MDCTIKEALSVVSEDQPIFEPPYAAVHMKAEMTSPSGFSQASKQSPEPTEPEWAAQNPGKRAEHVNGTSRESPVDCSVTKRSRHMSNDGAQMPYQASYPEPRISPQTATPPSTTEEKRVIVPADPEVWTQDHVRQWLDWAIKEYVLEEVDVVLFQALDGKALCKMTKDDMMRLTSAYNADILLSHLNYLRQSSPTFSYSTTPTNTTPPQQPRLQVKAESFEEISCRNSWPASTMSAVPKGPTMEHQHSSRVTEPAPRIVQDPYQTLGPISSRLSNPEGQALSSSKNRTGKQSPYKLPDPSAHRPVGSGQIQLWQFLLELLTDSNNAGIITWEGTNGEFKMTDPDEVAKRWGERKSKPNMNYDKLSRALRYYYDKNIMTKVHGKRYAYKFDFQGIQQAHQNHSAEGGIVKYQNEMSYVQPYHSHQPKMNFMGGHPAPMPVSPGNFFGPPSTYWNSPNSPIYPGSAMTRHPATHSHLSSYY, translated from the exons ATGGACTGTACGATAAAG GAAGCGCTGTCCGTGGTGAGTGAGGATCAGCCCATATTCGAGCCGCCCTACGCCGCAGTGCACATGAAGGCCGAGATGACGTCGCCCAGCGGGTTCAGCCAGGCCTCCAAGCAGAGTCCCGAGCCCACCGAGCCGGAGTGGGCGGCGCAGAATCCTGGGAAAAGAGCCGAACACGTCAATGGAACCAG CCGCGAGTCCCCTGTGGACTGCAGCGTCACCAAACGCTCCAGACACATGAGCAACGACGGGGCCCAGATGCCGTACCAGGCCTCCTACCCGGAGCCTCGCATCAGCCCCCAGACGGCCACGCCACCCAGCACCACGGAGGAGAAGAGGGTCATAGTGCCGGCAG ATCCGGAGGTCTGGACACAGGACCACGTGCGGCAGTGGCTGGACTGGGCCATCAAGGAGTACGTCCTGGAGGAGGTGGACGTCGTGCTTTTCCAGGCGCTGGACGGCAAGGCCCTGTGCAAGATGACTAAAGACGACATGATGCGTCTCACGTCGGCCTACAACGCCGACATCCTGCTCTCGCACCTCAATTACCTCCGGCAGA GTAGCCCTACGTTCTCGTACTCCACAACTCCCACCAACACGACACCGCCACAACAACCCCGACTACAGGTGAAAGCAG agagtTTTGAGGAGATCAGCTGCAGGAACAGCTGGCCGGCAAGCACCATGAGTGCCGTGCCAAAAG GTCCCACCATGGAGCACCAACACAGCTCACGGGTTACAGAGCCTGCTCCGAGAATTGTACAAG ACCCGTATCAGACATTAGGGCCTATTAGCAGTCGACTATCCAACCCAG AAGGCCAAGCCCTCAGCTCATCCAAGAACCGAACAGGCAAACAAAGTCCATACAAGCTCCCTGACCCCAGCGCTCACAGGCCTGTGG GTTCGGGGCAGATCCAGCTGTGGCAGTTCCTGCTGGAGCTGTTGACCGACAGCAACAACGCCGGCATCATCACCTGGGAGGGCACCAACGGAGAGTTCAAGATGACTGACCCAGACGAGGTGGCAAAGCGCTGGGGCGAGCGCAAGAGCAAGCCCAACATGAACTATGACAAGCTGAGCCGCGCACTGCGCTACTACTACGACAAAAACATCATGACCAAGGTGCACGGCAAGCGCTACGCTTACAAGTTTGACTTCCAAGGCATCCAGCAGGCGCACCAGAATCACTCAGCGGAAGGGGGGATAGTCAAGTACCAGAATGAGATGTCTTACGTCCAGCCTTACCACAGCCACCAGCCCAAAATGAACTTCATGGGGGGTCATCCTGCACCGATGCCCGTCTCCCCTGGCAACTTTTTTGGTCCTCCGTCAACGTACTGGAACTCACCCAACAGCCCCATCTATCCTGGGTCCGCCATGACCAGACATCCCGCCACCCACTCCCACCTGAGCTCGTACTACTGA